From Nitrobacter sp. NHB1, a single genomic window includes:
- a CDS encoding response regulator transcription factor, with protein sequence MRILLVEDDRMVGAAVTQALKDAAYAVDWVKDGQTAIEAAHAVTYDLTLLDLGLPSPDGTEVLRAFRKMNRQLPVIIVTARDAIDDRINGLDLGADDYLVKPFEIRELLARMRAILRRQGSGSSAILSNGTISLDPATHEVTHGGGAARLTAREFALLQALMLRPGTILSRVDLERHIYGWNEEVESNAVEFLIHAIRKKLGASSIRNVRGVGWMVDRSC encoded by the coding sequence ATGCGTATCCTCTTGGTTGAAGATGACCGAATGGTCGGGGCGGCGGTGACGCAGGCGCTCAAAGACGCCGCCTATGCGGTGGATTGGGTGAAAGATGGCCAAACCGCGATCGAAGCAGCGCATGCGGTAACCTACGATCTCACATTGCTCGACCTCGGATTGCCATCTCCAGACGGCACCGAAGTGCTGCGCGCCTTCCGGAAGATGAACCGGCAGTTGCCCGTCATCATCGTGACTGCCCGCGATGCGATCGACGATCGTATCAACGGACTTGACCTCGGCGCGGACGATTACCTCGTCAAGCCTTTCGAAATCCGGGAGCTTCTCGCGCGCATGCGGGCCATCCTGCGGCGGCAAGGAAGCGGAAGCTCCGCAATCTTGAGCAATGGCACGATAAGTCTCGATCCGGCGACCCACGAGGTCACTCACGGTGGCGGCGCGGCACGCCTGACGGCACGGGAGTTCGCTCTTCTTCAGGCTCTCATGCTTCGCCCGGGCACGATCCTGTCGCGAGTCGATCTTGAACGGCACATCTACGGTTGGAACGAGGAGGTCGAGAGCAACGCCGTGGAGTTCCTGATCCATGCGATCCGCAAAAAGCTCGGAGCGTCGTCGATCCGCAACGTCAGGGGCGTCGGCTGGATGGTCGATCGGTCATGTTGA
- a CDS encoding ATP-binding protein, with amino-acid sequence MLIASLRGRLFTGLALLTVGMALAAGYLAYRWAFDEAIELQDAILLQVGSLAANNHLSTRLPPEGNIDGEAQVLIEEIKPNGDTTTRGNAQSRFSSDLPDGFQTVMRGGTQWRILVRTRSDGSRVAVGQPTANRDEVAQDSALRTIVPLGILVPCLMVLIAVVVDRSLRPLSRLARHLDAKKSDHLEKLPTDAIPTELVPFVASINRLLERIAMMFDKQRRFVADAAHELRTPITALVVQAENLGQADLSEDGRDRLNSLKTGIRRMGHLLEQLLALARYDNDTSADDPQTDFGHVLKEVVADLLPAARDKSVDLGFACIEPVSVGVEPVALTVLARNLLDNALRHTPPGGRVDVSLFAEKELVVFRVEDTGSGIPDADLGRIFEPFFRGSHARGEGVGLGLSIVRRIVDRCHGLIRLQNKPGIEGSGLRATVSFPQK; translated from the coding sequence ATGTTGATCGCCTCGCTGCGCGGGCGACTCTTCACGGGGCTCGCCCTACTCACCGTCGGGATGGCGCTCGCAGCGGGCTATCTCGCCTACCGGTGGGCGTTCGATGAGGCGATCGAACTTCAGGACGCGATCCTGTTGCAGGTGGGATCGCTGGCGGCAAACAACCATCTGTCGACCAGACTTCCGCCGGAAGGAAATATTGACGGTGAGGCGCAGGTTCTTATCGAGGAGATCAAGCCGAACGGCGATACGACTACGCGGGGAAATGCGCAGTCGCGGTTCTCGAGCGATCTCCCGGACGGGTTCCAGACTGTCATGCGGGGCGGGACGCAATGGCGGATCCTCGTCCGGACACGTTCCGATGGAAGTCGCGTCGCCGTCGGTCAACCGACGGCCAACCGTGACGAAGTCGCGCAGGACAGCGCGCTGCGGACGATCGTGCCACTGGGAATCCTTGTTCCCTGCCTCATGGTGCTGATTGCCGTCGTGGTGGATCGGAGCCTGCGCCCGCTTTCCCGGTTGGCAAGGCATCTTGACGCGAAGAAATCGGACCATTTGGAAAAACTGCCGACGGACGCCATTCCAACCGAATTGGTGCCATTTGTCGCATCGATCAATCGCCTCCTCGAACGCATCGCGATGATGTTCGACAAACAGCGGCGGTTCGTCGCCGATGCCGCGCATGAGCTTCGCACACCCATCACCGCCCTGGTCGTCCAGGCCGAGAATCTGGGGCAGGCCGATCTTTCGGAGGACGGGCGCGATCGTCTCAACTCCCTCAAGACCGGTATTCGCAGGATGGGGCACCTGTTGGAGCAACTGCTCGCGTTGGCGAGGTACGACAACGACACTTCCGCAGACGATCCGCAAACCGACTTTGGTCACGTCCTTAAGGAGGTGGTCGCCGATCTTCTTCCCGCCGCGCGGGACAAGTCGGTTGATCTTGGTTTTGCTTGCATCGAACCGGTTTCGGTTGGGGTCGAACCGGTCGCCCTTACGGTCCTTGCTCGAAATCTGCTCGACAATGCCTTGAGACACACGCCCCCGGGCGGACGGGTGGACGTAAGTCTTTTTGCTGAAAAGGAGCTTGTGGTTTTCAGGGTTGAAGATACCGGATCCGGAATTCCGGATGCTGATCTTGGTCGGATATTCGAGCCCTTCTTTCGGGGAAGTCATGCTCGCGGTGAGGGGGTCGGTCTTGGTCTTTCGATCGTACGGCGCATCGTCGATCGATGTCACGGATTAATCAGACTTCAAAATAAGCCAGGCATTGAAGGGTCTGGCCTGCGGGCGACAGTCTCCTTCCCGCAGAAATGA